The Aspergillus oryzae RIB40 DNA, chromosome 5 genome segment GTGTATCTTCGTATTTGGGTTTTGAGAACCGTTCCGAGAGTATATATAACATAACTTTTCGGAATTACTATTTATCCTCCAGTCACAAGTCGTACTGTATCACTTGAAACTTCCGGGAACTAGACCAAAAGGTCACGTAATATCCAGGGCAAGAAAAACCAGACACTGGTAATACGTATGGGCTATATATTGAAATGTTAGTTCGGCCTCACAAGCACGTTttgatggccttctcacGCATACTAGATATTTCGAGGTTGGATCAACGTATCGGGTGGAGCTCAAAGAAACTTGCACTGTTAATtatggtcttcttcatcacggAAAAAGGAGATTATTTATATCTTTCCAACAGTTAGATATATCAAATCATGACCCATAAGCCTTCATTGAACCAATGAGAGACCTACTACAAAATTGGGTAAGGGATATGAGACTCAGCCAATGAGAGATTCATTGCCTAATTTAATTAGGACGATGTTGCCTACCTCGTACTAGTTCTCTACAATTCAGTACTAAGCAAGTACCAGTAGGGTACAGAGTACATTACTCTAATAACCTTGGACTGAACTGCTTTAGACACGGAGGCTGATCTACTAGGGTTCACGTTGTCTACATGCATGGGATATCCTAGAAGCTATACCGCGATACTCAACCAGTAATTCCGTTTGTCAGTACACGCCATGCACCAATGGTAGGATCTTACACAACAGATCCGTAGCCGGTTGGACAGTCTTTGGATTATTTCCGATGTCCAGGCTTAACCTCTGTGAGCTGGCAGGTGGCCAGTGACTGTGACTGAACGTATATACATGCTTGGCATGCGCTCTTCTATTCAGGCAGAAAAGGCTGATTGAAGTCATGAGGGTGGGAATAGGGTGGGAATTGAGATTAGATGGCAAATATTCTTTCTGATGTACGTTTAGCTATCACAACCGAATCTCACCCGGAAGTATAGCTGCACGTGAAGCTATACTCGGTTAGGGTTTGAGTGCCTAATGCTTCAGGCATCATTCAGGCAACCTCGACAACTTTTTCCTGCGTCGAAGTACCTCACATATTCTTTAGTCCTATCCTATCCCAACTCTGCATAAACATGTCTTTACTAACCCTCCCAAATGAATTACTCTTCTGCATCGCtaccctcctcctcccatcGGTACAAGATGTGGATTCTGTCGCCAAAGCATCTAAAATCCTGTACGCAATCGCTAACCCCATTCTCTACCATCGCCAAATCTTCCATCAAGATAGCGCAGCCTTGATATGGGCTGCCCAACATGGCAAAGCAGACCCCTGCAACCGCCTGCTGCAAGAAGGCGCCAACCCCAACACCCACGATCTGCAGCACAGAACGCCCCTTTCATGGGCCGCCAGAAACGGTCACACCGAGGTCTCTACCATTCTTCTGTGCGCGGGGACGATAGACCCGAATGCGCCTGACGCGCATCTCCAAACTCCGCTCGCCTGGGCGGCAGGGCACGGCCAGCCTTCTCCATTCACGGTGTTCGATTCGCTCAGGCCAACAACAACTACGGATGCCATGCATTCAAAGGCGGGCGATTACCTTGCCATCGTGAAACTATTACTATCAGCGAAAGGGATCCAGCCGGATTGCCGGACCGAGCGCGGGGAAACACCCCTTATGGCTGCTGCAGGCGCGGGAGCAGAAGATGTAGTAGAGGAGCTTCTGCGCACGGGGAAGGTAGAGGCAAACGGAAAGGATAAGTTCGGGCAAACGCCGCTCCTGGCCGCAGCCCTGAACGGCCATCTCGGGGTCGTCCAGCGCCTCCTAGCAGTTGAAGGTGTGGACGCGGACGCCCGATCCCAGTGCGGAGAGACCCCACTCTTGGCCGCCGCGAGGACCGGACAGGCGCGCATCGTGAAATTGCTTCTTGCCATCCCTACCATAGAGCCTGACCAAGAGCCGAATTTTGGGAGCCGGGCCCTGTTAACTGCTGTTGAGGCTGGGTACACGGATGTGGTGGAGGCGCTTCTTACCCACGAGAAGGTTGATCCAAGCTTGCCAAGTAAACACGGCATTACGGCACTCGCGAGTGCGGCGCAACTAGGACGGACGCATATTGTGCGGTTACTGCTTGCGAAGGGGTCCGACCCGGATAGGAAGGACAGGAAGGGTATGACACCGCTTATGCTCGCGGCTGAGAGGGGACATGTCGAGGCAGTTGAGCTTTTGCTTTCTACTGGTCGGGTACACACTGACTTCGACTTGACAAAGATGAATCGGTCGTCTATCTTTGCACCGTCGAAGTTGAATGAGGATGTTGTGAGGGTGTTCGATGATTATAAGAGCCGATATCGAGGTGGCTCCTCGCTGGATTCTTAAGGTCTAATAGGGGTTATTATGTATTATACACTGGTTCAATAGTTACTAAAATATCGGTTTGCATTCTTAGAGACATTGCTTGTGCTTTATTGATCTCGCTGATCATGACGTCAACACAACCAGAAATATGTTCTTTTTATATCCTGGGGACTATGACAACAATCCTTCCCATGAGATGACCGGCGGCAACTCGACTAGTACTGAGACCCAAACCCATCACGGAGATGTTATGACCTCAGAGTCCAGGATTCGTGATGAGATGTACACACATCTTCGCGTGTACGTGACCGCGGATATGCTTGGCATCGACgacttgatgaagaagatttcGAGAAACTGTCTGGCTTGGTGGGTCGAGAACTAATGGAACGAATACTCGTTTATCTGCTGGCAGCGGAAATTCTACGGTCCCTATCTCCGTATAAAATGGAGCATTCTGACATGCTCGCCAAGGTGATTGCTGAGAATATCGCTTGCTTTATTGGCAAAGACTCTATGCTGGATATTCTCGAAAACTCTGGGCATCTCGCGGTATCTGTACTTAAGATTGTTGTCTCCTGTCTTGCCGATTCTGATGGGCCAGGTTAGGCCGTCACGAGGCTCTAAGTTTGTTTTCAGGAAGTGGTATGATGGACATGTACATTCAAGGTTTTATATAGTTGTGGTAGCCTGCATGCCAGCCGTGCCATGTAATGGCGCAGAGGAGCGATAATACTCATGGGTGGTTAAAAGTCTCATTACACCCCCGGTTTCTGGATAAAGAAAATCGTTACTTCTTGTATAACTCTACTAGATCTTTCCTAGATCACTATATGCCACGAAATCCCTCCCTATATAACCCGAGCTCCCTAATATCAATTAGATCCTTCGAGGCTAGCGTCTGCTTTCTCCAGCAAGCGAACATATTCTGCCATAATATAGTATTTCTTGGTGGAATCACAGAAGGAATCAAAGCAgatttctgttcttcttacttttaaTCTGGTTAATGTGGTTCTCCAGCTGGTCTATAAAGACAAGCAGGTGGATGCCAAAGGCTCGTAAGCATGACACAACAAGGCAATAATTGCGCTGCTATCAAGATACTAGCAGAGTGTTACAATAAAAGACTGAATATCTCTGTAACCTTATTTCCCTGGCTTCAAAAACCATCGCGGATACTAGGGTCCTTAGCCGGGTCTTAATGGTTCTTGCAGGGTAGCAACGTATTCTCTTTGCAAGAAAGCTACCACAGAACACCTAGATCCTCATTCCCTAATACTATTTACAGTCGAgaattatatttatattagtTGCATTTGGTGCAAATTTGGATGGATTGGATGGTGGATTTCCTCGATGCAAGGCAGTAGAACAGAATGAGAGTTGGGAAGTAAAGGTTGAGTGTAGTTAAATATATCATGATCCTCGTCCTCCAACCTTGGGGCAGTCTCCTCTGCTAAACCTCTGTTCGCCATCCAAGCGCCAGGcctcctctttctgtcgCTTCGCCATTCAACGCTATCCACGCTGCGAGGTCTCGCCCCCCTACCGCTCTCAGCTCATACGCCTCACCAGTCGGCTGCCTCCCACACCATGAAGAAAAAACATTTGTAGCCTAATCTAGTGCTTATCAAACCCGCTTTCTTCTGCCACCTTCAGGGCGATGTCAACGGCCTGACTAATCGGCATGTTAAGCGGTTGCCCGTGCCCGGGAATAATTATGTCGGCATCGACTGATTTGAGTACCTTGAGAGCCGAATGTGCTTCGGGAATCGAGTGGTTAAAGAACCAAGGACATGGCTGTGGGCCCTCGATCGTCGAGCATGCATGACCGGTGACCAGGCAGTCACCAGTAATTACAGTGCGCGCTGCCGGTACGTAGAAGGCGCTGTGCCCAGAAGTATGACCATGCGTGGCGATCGCAACCGGTCGACCCGGGACATCCAGTTGCCCTGAGGCAACAGGCTGTACgtcggtgatggtgatgtcgGTATCGGCACCCACTTTAAGCACCCGCTCCCACCAGCCGAGGGTCTGTGGCATTGGGCCTTTCATAATGTCGGCCTCGGCCGCTTGCTCAAGGTAGTAGCGGGCGGCATGACGGATCTCAATCGGGTCGGAGTAGATGGGCACATTCAACCGGTCATGAAATGACTGCACCGCGCCAAGGTGGTCGATATGGGCGTGGGTCAATAGAATCGCGCGCACGTCCTCTGGTCGGTTACCAATGGACCTGATCACGTTCTCTATCGTAGAGACATCGCCGGGCCATCCGCCATCAATGAGGGTCAAGTCGGACCCCTCGCGGAGCACGGTGGCATTGACGTCCGTGACGCTAATGCAGAAGACGTTGGGAGCTACTTCGGTCATTTCCTACTTCCTTCTTGACAGCAAGGATAAAGCTGGTCCAAATTTGTGTCTTAATGTCCGCAATATGCTTGTTCCCTTAACGGAGATTGGTGGGGGAAGAAGCCATTTATCGTGACGTAATGTTTAATAGTTAACTAGTTATCCATATGGCGGTAGTTAATCTACACGTCATATATAAAATCATATAATTTGAATACAGGAAGGAAAGCCAACAATAGGGTTAGAAGACGTAATAAATCTTTCTAAAGGCATTTAATTACAACAGGTTAACCTCCCTGTATTAGAACTACACATGCCGTATTGTCAACAGCAATATTTGCATACGTTTCGACATTAAATCAGTAGCATCTCGCTACTTTTCCAGTTTCATTGCCATGGTTCTTAAGACGCTAGAGCTATTTAAAGATACCCTTGAGAAGTGGATATCAGGCTTTTGCCggctccattttccaatgTTGGCAACTTGATTCATCACTATCATATTGTCCTTCCAGTTTGTGTTGACACCTTCAGTTAGCTTCCTCCTATAAAGCTGTCTGCAATTGTCACCGGCCCAACACGCGAGCTGCGCGTTGTAGTCTAAGTGTTCTCCCAGCTGGTGGCGTTCTTATCCAGGTCTATGTTAAGTGTTTCGAGGAAGCGGGCTGTCATCATATAGTGTCCGACCAGCAAAGTCACTGTGGCCAGGCCCTGCTCTCCCAAATTGGCCAGGGCCAAGTCGAAAGTGTCCGTAGCCTTTGGCTTCGCGACGACTTCGTCCACGAACTGCAGCATTGCCGCTTCCTGGTCGGTGAGTTTGCCATATTCTCCCGATTTAACGGCGATAACCTCCTTGTCGCCGACATGTACTAATTTTGCTATACCGATGTGCTGCATCCACTCGTAGGGACTATGGGTAAGTACGCCGACCCGCAGAATAGCCATTTCACGAAGCTTTGGCGGCAGCGGCGATCCTGATAAAGCCTTGCCCAAGTCCAAGTAACCATTGGCGATCTCCGGCGTTGTGCGCAGCAAACCGCGAACGAGGTTGGATGGGAACCGTTTGTATATATGCTCCTCAGTCTCAGTGCTAGTAGCTATGTCGGTGAGAGGGATCCGAGCCATCACATCGCACTTCCAATGCTATTTGTTGCAAAAAGATGAGATAAGGGCGGGTGATCAAGAAGGACGATGGTTGAGGAGAACCACTGTGAAAAACCCGAGGAAATTTATATATGTATAGGAAGGAGGAGGGCAAGAATGTATTAGAGAGACGTCTCGTAATATTTTCTACGGGCGAGTCGATTGGGGTGAGTTAGGCTCGTCTTTTAAGAACTTTGTATCTGGATCATGACGTCACACAGGCTTATAGGCGATGGAAATTAACTCAATTAACTAGTATAGACTATATGATAAGCTAGCTTCAAACTTCCTTATCAGAAAGGCCCATTCGATCACTGATCGAGCCAATCGAAACCAGCCACCTTCCACAATCAAGCATGCATCTAGGGGGACTTCGCCCCCTTTGACTAATTGGTTAAGGAAAAATGGTTCTCCTGGGGAGATCCAATGCTACTGCACACGCATCTGATTGGTGCGAGGTGACATCCTGTTATCCTTGCAGGATAGACCACTAGAAGGCTCTTCAGTTTTTGGAGTAGCCAAGTTGGAGAAGTAAAATGTGATTTTGCATACGAGTTTTAAAATAACTAAACCAACCAATTTTATCGACTGTCGATCTTGGCAAAATTCTATCGATGTGGCTTCACTGTGGAAGACCACCACTACCCACCACGGAATAAGCGCGGAAGAATGCCTTATGACTGTAAAGGCAATAGTGGAAATCTATTGTCACATTGGACGCTACGCAGCTGACTGTGCTGCTTCTTGTTGGCTTACCGCTTTACCTTTATCGCTACAATGTTATGATCAACTAATAAGTCATGCGCAATGATGGATAGACCAGCTTGATCAGACACCCAGAATGGTTGGTATTTCGACCTAGTATGCCCATCCACACGAACGCTGTCATAACTATCCACCTTCATAGGCAATCGATCTCTGTTGGCAGGTATCGCTTCTGCGAAGGAGACTTGTTCTCATGAAAGTGAGAGAGTATTTGCTGTGTGGTCCTCTCCTTTGCGAGGAGACACGGCCGGAATTGAGAGGATGGTGGCGGTCACTGTTGATTAGCCATTGTCAGCCTGTTCGCGCAGGTGGCTCAGGTTGCGAGTGTCCTCGTTCTCATCAGTGCATTTGGGGGCCTGCAATGCGGTAAATCTCTCCTGGACGTGAGCAGGGTAGTTGAATGTTTTGCAGTACTAGCTGTTGAAGTTATGTCAGATATTCGGTCAGTCCCGAATATATGGTAGAATACGATATATACTACGTCTTAAAATGACAGTCTACAGTTATTCCAGAAAGATATCTATAACTAACCTTACGGTGACAGGCTTCTCTATGAAAGTGCTCAAATACTACTTGTACTGAAATAACTATAGATCTACTTTAAGTGGTTTATCTAATCTGAGGGAATCACCAGATATGGGTCCGGTGGGATGGTGATGATCCCGAGAATGGCCAGGACAAGAAAATAgatgatcatcaacaagaatatcCACACCCACCAGGCAACTGCAAAAGGATGGCTGCAAACACGGCTATCCGAGCAGCTGCATTCGGCGTTATGGCCCCAAAAATGGCGAAGGGCATGACCTTCCTACCAAGTTGGTACAGGGCACCGAGCAAGGCCAGGCCATTTAGAAGGAGCATGATGAGACCGATTCGTCGAAGAATGCGGGCAAATAGAAAAAGCGCCTGGTTTAGATAAACACATACACCGGCGACTATGGAAAAGATTGAAAACCAGAGTAATCTACCACAATGTTGACAGTATGATATCCAAAAAGGTCCACACACCgcccaaaaaaagaagaaaaaaaaaaaaaaagaaagaataaagataCCTACAGTTAGGGAATGTCCTGCAATTAATTAACGGAGAAGTTCGGTATTGGTGATGTTAAATCTGTTTGATATCCAACAGGGAGAGAAGAACCCCCAGAGCAGCCTGCATGATAAACTGTGACATGCagacaacaaccacaaaatTGAGTTCatggaaggatgagaacGTCGGCACCGCGGAACGTATCGGCTCTGACTGGGACAGTTAAGACCCTTAATCTGGGTCCTGCATCTCATATAAACCATTGGGTCCTGTTTCATCTGATGTAGGCGCTGGTGATGTCATCGCCCTCTACCATCCACTTTTGGTTGCCTCTCGAAGGATGGGAGCTTTTGGGATGGCTGGCGACCTACGCATCCGAAGATAAAAATTTAAATCTCAAgacaataaaaagaaaacagagtCCTTCCTCCACGTGCTGTATATAGGAGTCATTCGTCGATGGATCATCAAGTTTTGACAATTTTAAGTTGTAGAACGAGAGCGCCATCGGCCCGATGATTGCAGCTATTTGGCATCATCGCGATCGATGTGGGGcaaaagatggaggaagtcCAACCAATACACAGAGCCTGCTGAACAAAGTTTTACCTTTTATTGTATAAGCCATAGTGAAGCCAATTTCTGCCCATGGGGTCCCCTTCTAGGGAATTACGGATTTAGACAGCGGCAGATCTGCAGAACTCAATTTTGTCCTCATAACGTTTACACCCACGCAATAGAAAAACCAGTAAGCGATCAGGGCTGAAATGTGGGTTATATAACCTGCTGAAGGCAACCTCTCAGTAAGAGGAGGGTTTCAACTGAATCCAGAAACCCAACAAGGACTGTACAATGGCACCAGCAAAGGACATGGACAGTTTCATCTCTGTCAATCAGGAGTCTTATGATCCCGATGGGAAAGACTACTACCTTGGATACCGGGAGGCCGATTTCAAGAGGCCATTTGCCAAGTACTACAATCCAGTCACCCCGGCAATAAGCGACGAAGTCCAAAAGGGACTGTCCGCCAGCCCCTGGGCAAGTAGCATTGGTGAGAATCAATTTCCCAGTTCTTGACTAAAAAAGTAGAATGTGAGATTCGCTGACATGTTGCAGGTCATACCCCCTGGGAAGCTAAGACGCACATGCTGCGGAGTGGATACACTCTACTCGAAAATGGATATACTACTCTGCCCGATGGAACTCTGTACATTGCAGTTCGGACCTCGATCCCGCAAAGTACGTAGAAATAACGAGCGTCCCGTATTGCAGATTGGTTGATGTTTAATATTTGACAGTTACCGGTGACGCCTACAATTGGTGGTTTGGTTGGCACCTAACAGATACATCCAGGTAGGTTTTGCCTCGGCACCGACGAGAAGTCAAGGCAGGGTGATTTTGCAACATTCGATACAAATCTAATGTCTAAACAGATACAAGCTTTGGAACCCAATTGCACATCAATATGCCTGGCGATATCCTAACACCATGGATTGGTCCAACAAGAGCCTTCCGGAGCGCTATATCAACACATACTCATTTATATCTGAGTTTATCGGTAATGACTGTTCCAAGCTAACCATCGCTTTCATTGATCCCCAGGAGCTAGGGATTGACAAATCCAAATTTGAAGAGCAAGGTATTGAGGCCATGGTCGTTGGTCGCATAAAAATGGGCGGTatgatcctcctcatcggccCACAAATCCGAGAATCAAAGCTGGCTGACAGGCTCTGCACAGAGCACATCACATCTGGTTTTGACAATAAGTCTTTCTTAATTCATCAGGTCCGTCGTAAGCCAGATGGTGAAAGAGAACTTCGATCCAGGTTTTGGATTGCCGGTGCAACCCCCCAAGTCGGACATGACCTTGCAGTGCACTGTGCCATCGAGATGTCCCGTAAGTCATGCATTCACTCCCGAGGGAAAGCAGAGTATGGACAGCTTATTGATATGGTGGAATAGACCTAAATTGCTTCTTACCGTCACTGTATGAAGAATTTAAGCAAAGCCCATAGGTAGTGATCCGAGGAGTCATCATTTATGAATACCGATGGTGTTATTGGTCTTCAGAGATAATGCTTCAAAGTAGTATCAGAAACAGTTAATAGTAGCAGAACCCCGTATTCTTAGGCATTTTTATCTGAATTTACCTGATTGATTATCTATACCATATAGATAAATAAACTTACCTATATCAACTAGATTAGTAATAGATTCCCATACCAAGAGTTAAGAACTAGATAAATTTAACAAGGTTGGGTAAAAAGCTATGGAGATCCATTAGAAATAGCACATAATAGTACCAAACTTTATGaattgttcttttccttcctgcaAAGATTTTGTATTGTACGACGGGTATCTAGAACTAATCTTCTTGGCCATAGACAAGTTTTACCTGCATTGGAGACATCACGTCATATGGCAAAGCTTCGTGCTGAATCTTAATCATTTGTGACCCTGGGTTAGTAAAGCAACGGCTAATTCTCCCTGTGATTGATGGAATTATGGGAGGTCTACTAGAGTAAATGGTAATCGTCGATAAAGCCTATCCACGTCACCAGTTTAGGATGTTCTGATAGAGGCAGGGGTAGTCTCCGGATATCCACACCGCCAAAAGCGGCTGTGGATCACGAACTAAGTGGTGATATCATGAACCAGCCATTCACCCAGACTAAAAATTGCAAAGCTGTATAAGATAGGGGGAGGGAAAcctcaagatcaagaaaagatCGGCAAGTGAGAAAGCCATCCTAGCTCACGATGGATGCAGAAACTGCTCCCGTCCAAGAGACATACCATAGGCAAAGTCGGGGTATCCCGTATGGCCAGAATGACATGCCTCTTAGGCCAGTTATCTATCCTTTTGCTGGAAGAATCGGTGGAAACCAGGGACTGGTTCTTGACCGCGATGACCCGGCCAATGCGGAGTTGTTGAAAAAAGTGCCAGATGCGGCACCGTTGATGTCCATCAGTGAAGGGTTTGATCCTCGTGGGTTCCTCAGCATCGACCACTGGAAGTTTGGATTCATTGAATGCATAGGTGAGTGCGATATCATTCTCTTGGATGAG includes the following:
- a CDS encoding ankyrin repeat domain-containing protein (ankyrin repeat) — protein: MSLLTLPNELLFCIATLLLPSVQDVDSVAKASKILYAIANPILYHRQIFHQDSAALIWAAQHGKADPCNRLLQEGANPNTHDLQHRTPLSWAARNGHTEVSTILLCAGTIDPNAPDAHLQTPLAWAAGHGQPSPFTVFDSLRPTTTTDAMHSKAGDYLAIVKLLLSAKGIQPDCRTERGETPLMAAAGAGAEDVVEELLRTGKVEANGKDKFGQTPLLAAALNGHLGVVQRLLAVEGVDADARSQCGETPLLAAARTGQARIVKLLLAIPTIEPDQEPNFGSRALLTAVEAGYTDVVEALLTHEKVDPSLPSKHGITALASAAQLGRTHIVRLLLAKGSDPDRKDRKGMTPLMLAAERGHVEAVELLLSTGRVHTDFDLTKMNRSSIFAPSKLNEDVVRVFDDYKSRYRGGSSLDS
- a CDS encoding MBL fold metallo-hydrolase (Zn-dependent hydrolases, including glyoxylases), yielding MTEVAPNVFCISVTDVNATVLREGSDLTLIDGGWPGDVSTIENVIRSIGNRPEDVRAILLTHAHIDHLGAVQSFHDRLNVPIYSDPIEIRHAARYYLEQAAEADIMKGPMPQTLGWWERVLKVGADTDITITDVQPVASGQLDVPGRPVAIATHGHTSGHSAFYVPAARTVITGDCLVTGHACSTIEGPQPCPWFFNHSIPEAHSALKVLKSVDADIIIPGHGQPLNMPISQAVDIALKVAEESGFDKH
- a CDS encoding uncharacterized protein (predicted protein) gives rise to the protein MDSFISVNQESYDPDGKDYYLGYREADFKRPFAKYYNPVTPAISDEVQKGLSASPWASSIGHTPWEAKTHMLRSGYTLLENGYTTLPDGTLYIAVRTSIPQITGDAYNWWFGWHLTDTSRYKLWNPIAHQYAWRYPNTMDWSNKSLPERYINTYSFISEFIGNDCSKLTIAFIDPQELGIDKSKFEEQGIEAMVVGRIKMGGMILLIGPQIRESKLADRLCTEHITSGFDNKSFLIHQVRRKPDGERELRSRFWIAGATPQVGHDLAVHCAIEMSRKSCIHSRGKAEYGQLIDMVE